A region of Selenihalanaerobacter shriftii DNA encodes the following proteins:
- the larE gene encoding ATP-dependent sacrificial sulfur transferase LarE yields the protein MKRLEEKFAKLQQSIKEMDSLLIAFSGGVDSTFLLRVAYDILGDKVAAFTSASKIHPDEETEEARELAKKIGVRHIVDTTDELYNDDFAQNDKLRCYYCKFYIFNNLKEVAAQEGYAQVADGANYDDYINDYRPGLKAAKELEVRSPLKEAEITKKEIREISKRLDLPTWDKPAFACLSSRIPYGDRITEDKLEMVGAAERYLRQFDFNQLRVRHHDQYTARIEVAPNDMEFFFNNREQIVDKLKEIGYTYITLDLEGYRTGSMNEVLDLDEE from the coding sequence ATGAAAAGATTAGAAGAAAAATTTGCAAAATTACAACAAAGCATTAAAGAAATGGATAGCCTCTTAATTGCTTTTTCCGGAGGGGTAGATAGTACATTTCTATTAAGAGTAGCTTATGATATCTTAGGAGATAAAGTAGCAGCTTTTACATCTGCTTCGAAGATTCATCCTGATGAGGAGACAGAAGAAGCTAGAGAATTAGCTAAAAAAATAGGGGTTCGACATATTGTTGATACTACTGATGAATTATATAATGATGATTTCGCTCAAAATGATAAGTTAAGATGCTATTATTGTAAGTTTTATATTTTTAATAATTTAAAAGAAGTAGCAGCTCAAGAAGGATATGCTCAAGTGGCCGATGGAGCCAATTATGATGATTATATTAATGATTATCGACCAGGTTTAAAAGCGGCTAAAGAGCTAGAGGTTAGAAGTCCATTAAAGGAAGCAGAAATAACGAAGAAAGAGATAAGAGAAATATCGAAACGATTAGATTTACCGACTTGGGACAAACCAGCTTTTGCTTGCTTATCTTCACGTATTCCATATGGAGATAGGATCACAGAAGATAAGTTAGAGATGGTTGGTGCAGCAGAAAGGTATTTGCGACAATTTGATTTTAATCAATTAAGAGTAAGACATCATGACCAATATACAGCTCGGATTGAAGTAGCACCTAATGATATGGAATTCTTTTTTAATAACAGAGAGCAGATAGTGGATAAATTAAAAGAGATAGGCTATACTTATATTACACTTGATTTAGAAGGATATAGAACAGGTAGCATGAATGAAGTATTAGACTTAGACGAGGAGTGA